Proteins co-encoded in one Arachis hypogaea cultivar Tifrunner chromosome 11, arahy.Tifrunner.gnm2.J5K5, whole genome shotgun sequence genomic window:
- the LOC112719769 gene encoding DEAD-box ATP-dependent RNA helicase 28: MAPFLFEPQSDEEIEHSEEEEASEPESEPGSEPEESEGEEEEEDEQEASRISKEKKKKKTQSPWDFAKYTESVAEEHARRSTTSVDEKISKALKQRSTPLAVPSQNNDVDDSSDSEPDKQEDYRPDEEDEEEGNAGDSKSFFAPSDGASFHADSFLQLHLSRPLLRACEALGYAKPTPIQAACIPLALNGRDICGSAITGSGKTAAFALPTLERLLFRPKRMHAIRVLILTPTRELAVQVHSMIEKLAQFTDIRCCLVVGGLSTKVQEAALRSMPDIVVATPGRMIDHLRNSMSVDLDDLAVLILDEADRLLELGFSAEIHELVRMCPKKRQTMLFSATMTEEVDDLIKLSLTKPVRLSADPSAKRPAALTEEVVRIRRLREANQEAVLLAMCSKTFTSKVIIFSGTKQAAHRLKIIFGLAGLKAAELHGNLTQAQRLEALEQFRKQEVDFLIATDVAARGLDIIGVQTVINYACPRDLTSYVHRVGRTARAGREGCAVTFVTDNDRSLLKAIAKRAGSKLKSRIVAEQSIHKWSHIIEQLEDQIAEVLEEEREERALRKAEMEATKAENLIAHKEEIFSRPKRTWFVTETEKKVAAKAAKASINNDKSSGKVISAQEAEDLKMKEKRKREREKNLPRKKRRKLEAAREMLEDEGDDDKPEAKGANKKEKGGLSLVDVAYRRAKAVKAVKKAMDSGKIVKKNKKNTDRPSRKSSSRTQEMQELFQADMKDKKPKRRGAGAGKKSKSSFKSKSRYKRR; encoded by the exons ATGGCTCCCTTCTTATTCGAACCCCAAAGCGACGAAGAGATCGAACActccgaagaagaagaagcatccgAACCAGAATCAGAACCAGGATCCGAACCGGAAGAatcagaaggagaagaagaagaagaagacgaacaAGAAGCTTCTAGAATctcaaaggagaagaagaagaagaaaacacagtCTCCGTGGGACTTCGCCAAGTACACTGAGTCAGTTGCGGAGGAGCACGCTCGCCGGAGTACAACCTCCGTTGATGAAAAAATCTCCAAAGCATTAAAACAGCGCTCAACACCTCTCGCGGTTCCTTCGCAAAACAACGACGTTGACGACTCATCAGATTCCGAACCTGATAAACAG GAAGATTATAGAccagatgaagaagatgaagaggagggcAATGCGGGTGATAGCAAGTCCTTTTTCGCTCCTTCTGATGGAGCATCTTTCCATGCGGATTCGTTCTTGCAGCTTCATTTGTCACGGCCTTTGCTCAGGGCTTGTGAGGCCTTGGGGTATGCTAAACCAACGCCAATTCAG GCAGCTTGTATACCATTGGCGTTGAATGGTCGTGATATATGTGGAAGTGCCATTACTGGGTCAGGAAAG ACAGCTGCATTTGCACTTCCCACATTAGAGAGGTTGTTGTTCCGTCCTAAACGCATGCATGCAATAAGGGTCCTTATTCTTACACCAACCAGAGAGTTAGCAGTACA AGTTCACAGTATGATAGAGAAGCTTGCTCAATTTACTGATATTAGATGTTGCCTGGTTGTTGGGGGTTTGTCAACGAAG GTGCAAGAAGCTGCTTTGAGATCAATGCCAGACATTGTTGTTGCTACCCCAGGACGTATGATAGACCATTTACGTAATTCTATGTCAGTGGATTTGGATGATCTTGCTGTGCTAATCCTTGATGAGGCGGATCGTCTTTTAGAGCTTGGATTTAGTGCTGAAATTCATGAACTT GTTCGCATGTGTCCCAAGAAAAGGCAGACAATGCTATTTTCAGCAACAATGACTGAGGAGGTTGATGACCTTATTAAGTTGTCCCTAACAAAACCCGTGCGTCTTTCTGCTGATCCATCTGCTAAACGGCCTGCAGCCTTGACTGAgga ggTGGTTAGGATACGAAGATTGCGTGAAGCAAATCAGGAAGCAGTTCTTCTTGCAATGTGCTCCAAAACTTTTACTTCTAAAGTTATCATCTTCAG TGGAACAAAGCAAGCTGCACATAGGTTGAAGATTATATTTGGATTAGCTGGTCTGAAAGCTGCTGAGCTTCATGGAAATCTTACTCAAGCCCAGCGCCTTGAA GCTTTGGAACAATTCAGGAAGCAAGAAGTTGACTTTTTGATTGCAACTGATGTGGCTGCTCGT GGCCTTGACATCATAGGTGTTCAAACAGTTATCAACTATGCATGTCCTCGCGATCTTACCAG CTATGTTCATCGAGTGGGTCGTACAGCAAGAGCTGGCCGAGAAGGATGCGCCGTCACATTTGTGACTGATAATGACCGGTCACTTCTAAAAGCAATT GCAAAGAGAGCTGGTTCAAAGCTGAAGAGCCGAATTGTAGCCGAACAATCCATACATAAATGGTCTCATATAATTGAGCAATTGGAGGATCAAATTGCAGAAGTACTTGAAGAAGAGAG GGAAGAAAGAGCCCTAAGAAAAGCTGAAATGGAGGCCACAAAG GCTGAAAACTTGATTGCTCATAAGGAAGAGATCTTTTCCCGCCCCAAAAGAACCTGGTTTGTAACAGAGACAGAAAAGAAGGTTGCTGCAAAGGCAGCAAAG GCATCTATTAATAACGACAAGAGTTCTGGAAAGGTAATAAGTGCTCAGGAAGCCGAAGACCTCAAAATGAAGGAAAAGAGGAAGCGAGAGCGAGAG AAAAATTTGCCGAGAAAGAAGCGTAGAAAATTGGAAGCGGCTAGAGAGATGTTGGAAGATGAAGGAGATGATGACAAACCAGAA GCTAAGGGGgcaaataagaaagaaaagggtGGACTTTCACTTGTTGATGTCGCTTATCGACGAGCAAAAGCAGTGAAGGCTGTCAAGAAGGCAATGGATTCAGGCAAGATcgtgaagaagaacaaaaagaatACCGATCGTCCTTCACGTAAGTCGTCTTCAAGGACACAGGAGATGCAGGAGCTATTCCAGGCTGACATGAAGGACAAAAAGCCGAAAAGAAGAGGTGCTGGAGCAGGAAAGAAATCTAAGAGTTCGTTCAAGAGCAAGTCAAG gTACAAGCGCAGGTAG
- the LOC140172944 gene encoding DEAD-box ATP-dependent RNA helicase 28-like produces MHAIRVLILTPTRELAVQVHSMIEKLAQFTDIRCCLVVGGLSTKVQEAALRSMPDIVVATPGRMIDHLRNSMSVDLDDLAVLILDEADRLLELGFSAEIHELVRMCPKKRQTMLFSATMTEEVDDLIKLSLTKPVRLSADPSAKRPAALTEEVVRIRRLREANQEAVLLAMCSKTFTSKVIIFSGTKQAAHRLKIIFGLAGLKAAELHGNLTQAQRLEALEQFRKQEVDFLIATDVAARGLDIIGVQTVINYACPRDLTSYVHRVGRTARAGREGCAVTFVTDNDRSLLKAIAKRAGSKLKSRIVAEQSIHKWSHIIEQLEDQIAEVLEEEREERALRKAEMEATKAENLIAHKEEIFSRPKRTWFVTETEKKVAAKAAKASINNDKSSGKVISAQEAEDLKMKEKRKREREKNLPRKKRRKLEAAREMLEDEGDDDKPEAKGANKKEKGGLSLVDVAYRRAKAVKAVKKAMDSGKIVKKNKKNTDRPSRKSSSRTQEMQELFQADMKDKKPKRRGAGAGKKSKSSFKSKSRYKRR; encoded by the exons ATGCATGCAATAAGGGTCCTTATTCTTACACCAACCAGAGAGTTAGCAGTACA AGTTCACAGTATGATAGAGAAGCTTGCTCAATTTACTGATATTAGATGTTGCCTGGTTGTTGGGGGTTTGTCAACGAAG GTGCAAGAAGCTGCTTTGAGATCAATGCCAGACATTGTTGTTGCTACCCCAGGACGTATGATAGACCATTTACGTAATTCTATGTCAGTGGATTTGGATGATCTTGCTGTGCTAATCCTTGATGAGGCGGATCGTCTTTTAGAGCTTGGATTTAGTGCTGAAATTCATGAACTT GTTCGCATGTGTCCCAAGAAAAGGCAGACAATGCTATTTTCAGCAACAATGACTGAGGAGGTTGATGACCTTATTAAGTTGTCCCTAACAAAACCCGTGCGTCTTTCTGCTGATCCATCTGCTAAACGGCCTGCAGCCTTGACTGAgga ggTGGTTAGGATACGAAGATTGCGTGAAGCAAATCAGGAAGCAGTTCTTCTTGCAATGTGCTCCAAAACTTTTACTTCTAAAGTTATCATCTTCAG TGGAACAAAGCAAGCTGCACATAGGTTGAAGATTATATTTGGATTAGCTGGTCTGAAAGCTGCTGAGCTTCATGGAAATCTTACTCAAGCCCAGCGCCTTGAA GCTTTGGAACAATTCAGGAAGCAAGAAGTTGACTTTTTGATTGCAACTGATGTGGCTGCTCGT GGCCTTGACATCATAGGTGTTCAAACAGTTATCAACTATGCATGTCCTCGCGATCTTACCAG CTATGTTCATCGAGTGGGTCGTACAGCAAGAGCTGGCCGAGAAGGATGCGCCGTCACATTTGTGACTGATAATGACCGGTCACTTCTAAAAGCAATT GCAAAGAGAGCTGGTTCAAAGCTGAAGAGCCGAATTGTAGCCGAACAATCCATACATAAATGGTCTCATATAATTGAGCAATTGGAGGATCAAATTGCAGAAGTACTTGAAGAAGAGAG GGAAGAAAGAGCCCTAAGAAAAGCTGAAATGGAGGCCACAAAG GCTGAAAACTTGATTGCTCATAAGGAAGAGATCTTTTCCCGCCCCAAAAGAACCTGGTTTGTAACAGAGACAGAAAAGAAGGTTGCTGCAAAGGCAGCAAAG GCATCTATTAATAACGACAAGAGTTCTGGAAAGGTAATAAGTGCTCAGGAAGCCGAAGACCTCAAAATGAAGGAAAAGAGGAAGCGAGAGCGAGAG AAAAATTTGCCGAGAAAGAAGCGTAGAAAATTGGAAGCGGCTAGAGAGATGTTGGAAGATGAAGGAGATGATGACAAACCAGAA GCTAAGGGGgcaaataagaaagaaaagggtGGACTTTCACTTGTTGATGTCGCTTATCGACGAGCAAAAGCAGTGAAGGCTGTCAAGAAGGCAATGGATTCAGGCAAGATcgtgaagaagaacaaaaagaatACCGATCGTCCTTCACGTAAGTCGTCTTCAAGGACACAGGAGATGCAGGAGCTATTCCAGGCTGACATGAAGGACAAAAAGCCGAAAAGAAGAGGTGCTGGAGCAGGAAAGAAATCTAAGAGTTCGTTCAAGAGCAAGTCAAG gTACAAGCGCAGGTAG